The following proteins come from a genomic window of Brevibacillus antibioticus:
- the glyS gene encoding glycine--tRNA ligase subunit beta, with the protein MSKRDLLVEVGLEEMPARFVAQAAAQFKEKVEKWLTAERVPFDQITALETPRRFALLIDGLAEKQPDRNDEAKGPARKIAQDEAGNWSKAALGFARSNNVEPDQLYYKEVNGIEYVHARKSEAGKPTTELLPQLAEVITGMSFPKNMRWGARDLKYVRPIRWMVALFGDELIDLEIAGVKSGRVSRGHRFLGTEVTLNHPSEYVSKLDSQYVMVNPDERRAAIVEQIHRLEKENGWTIPMDEGLLDEVVHLVEYPTALYGTFEQEFLSIPREVLVTSMREHQRYFPVENAQGQLLNHFVTVRNGDSRALENVAKGNEKVLRARLSDARFFYVEDQKLSIESCLKRLETIVYHEELGTIGDKVRRVRKTAAQIASKLTVSAEETKQVDRIAEIAKFDLVTNMVGEFPELQGIMGEDYARKAGESDLVASGVFEHYLPRFAGDKMPASAQGAIVSLADKMDTIVGCFSIGIVPTGSQDPYGLRRMAAGIVTILVERDWQISLADLWNAALEGYVAQGVNKRAAEDVKKDLVDFFALRLKNVLQDHGVRYDVIDAVLATDLTLVPEVLAKAKALMGAVQSEEFKLIVEQFNRVNNLAQKAEADQVSEALFAEDVERALYQAFQAVQKDVEGLKDQEKVLATLSTLRQPINAFFDKVMVMAEDQAVRANRLGLLLQLSRVLYRYADFSKIVFA; encoded by the coding sequence ATGAGTAAGCGCGATCTACTTGTAGAGGTTGGTTTGGAAGAAATGCCTGCTCGTTTTGTCGCACAAGCAGCGGCACAATTCAAAGAAAAAGTAGAAAAGTGGCTGACTGCTGAGCGAGTGCCGTTTGATCAAATTACGGCATTGGAGACACCTCGTCGTTTTGCTCTGTTGATCGATGGATTAGCAGAAAAGCAGCCTGACCGCAATGATGAAGCGAAAGGTCCTGCACGAAAAATCGCACAAGATGAAGCGGGGAACTGGTCCAAGGCAGCACTCGGATTTGCACGAAGCAACAATGTTGAGCCTGACCAACTGTATTATAAAGAAGTAAACGGGATCGAGTATGTTCATGCTCGCAAATCCGAAGCGGGAAAACCGACTACCGAGCTGTTGCCGCAACTGGCTGAAGTGATCACCGGTATGAGCTTCCCGAAAAATATGCGTTGGGGCGCGCGCGATTTGAAATACGTTCGTCCGATTCGTTGGATGGTTGCTTTGTTCGGCGACGAATTGATCGATCTGGAGATTGCAGGCGTAAAAAGCGGACGTGTTTCTCGTGGACACCGCTTCTTGGGAACAGAGGTTACGTTGAATCACCCAAGCGAATACGTGAGCAAGCTGGATAGTCAGTATGTCATGGTGAATCCCGACGAGCGCAGAGCAGCTATCGTAGAACAAATTCATCGCTTGGAGAAAGAAAATGGCTGGACAATTCCAATGGACGAAGGACTTCTGGATGAGGTAGTCCATCTGGTAGAATATCCAACCGCTCTTTACGGTACGTTCGAGCAAGAATTCCTTTCCATTCCACGCGAGGTTTTGGTTACCTCCATGCGTGAGCACCAGCGTTATTTCCCTGTTGAAAACGCACAGGGTCAATTGCTGAATCATTTTGTGACCGTGCGTAACGGAGACAGTCGCGCTCTGGAAAACGTAGCGAAAGGGAATGAGAAAGTTCTTCGCGCACGCCTGTCTGATGCTCGTTTCTTCTATGTAGAAGACCAAAAGCTGTCCATTGAGAGCTGCCTGAAGCGTTTGGAGACAATCGTTTACCATGAAGAGCTGGGAACAATCGGTGATAAAGTTCGCCGTGTACGCAAAACAGCTGCTCAAATTGCAAGCAAGCTTACTGTGAGCGCGGAAGAGACGAAACAAGTAGACCGCATTGCAGAAATCGCAAAATTTGACCTCGTTACTAACATGGTAGGTGAATTCCCTGAACTGCAAGGGATTATGGGTGAGGATTACGCGCGTAAAGCGGGTGAGTCGGACCTCGTTGCAAGTGGCGTATTCGAGCATTACCTCCCGCGTTTTGCAGGGGACAAAATGCCTGCTTCCGCCCAAGGTGCTATTGTCAGTCTGGCTGACAAGATGGACACAATCGTAGGCTGCTTCTCGATTGGGATTGTGCCTACTGGCTCTCAGGACCCGTATGGTCTGCGCCGTATGGCAGCGGGGATTGTTACGATTTTGGTGGAGCGCGACTGGCAAATTTCTCTTGCTGACCTGTGGAATGCCGCACTGGAAGGCTATGTCGCACAAGGAGTAAACAAGAGAGCGGCAGAAGACGTGAAAAAAGATCTCGTAGACTTCTTCGCACTCCGTCTGAAAAACGTCTTGCAGGATCATGGCGTTCGTTACGATGTCATCGACGCTGTTCTTGCTACCGACCTGACACTGGTTCCAGAGGTGCTGGCAAAAGCAAAAGCATTGATGGGAGCGGTACAATCAGAAGAATTCAAGCTGATTGTGGAGCAGTTTAACCGGGTGAACAATCTGGCACAAAAAGCGGAAGCAGACCAAGTCAGCGAAGCTCTGTTCGCAGAAGATGTGGAACGTGCCTTGTATCAGGCATTCCAAGCTGTTCAGAAGGATGTAGAAGGTCTGAAGGATCAAGAGAAGGTACTCGCAACCTTGTCAACCTTGCGCCAGCCGATCAACGCATTCTTTGATAAAGTCATGGTGATGGCAGAAGATCAGGCAGTTCGTGCGAATCGTCTGGGCCTTCTCTTGCAGCTTTCTCGTGTGCTATACCGCTATGCAGATTTTTCCAAAATTGTTTTTGCGTAA
- the glyQ gene encoding glycine--tRNA ligase subunit alpha produces MKMTFQDIILTLQNFWAKQNCLIVQPYDVEKGAGTLNPMTFLRSIGPEPWNVAYVEPSRRPADGRYGENPNRLYQHHQFQVIMKPSPDNIQELYLESLRELGIEPLEHDIRFVEDNWEHPGLGAWGLGWEVWLDGMEITQFTYFQQVGGLECKPVAVELTYGLERLASYIQEKENVFDLEWCNGYTYGDVFLQPEYEHSKYTFELSDVDMLFSLYNTYEAEAKRLMAERLVYPAYDYVLKCSHTFNLLDARGAISVTERTGYIARVRNLSREVAQTYYKERERLGFPLLQKGNANTADQVNQVKGEDTNE; encoded by the coding sequence ATGAAAATGACATTTCAAGACATCATTTTGACGCTGCAAAACTTTTGGGCAAAGCAAAACTGTCTTATTGTCCAGCCGTATGACGTTGAAAAAGGGGCAGGTACGCTAAACCCAATGACCTTCCTTCGTTCCATTGGACCTGAGCCGTGGAATGTGGCATATGTAGAGCCTTCCCGTCGCCCGGCTGACGGACGCTATGGGGAAAACCCGAACCGTTTGTATCAGCATCACCAGTTCCAAGTGATCATGAAGCCATCGCCCGACAACATTCAGGAGCTGTACCTGGAGAGCTTGCGCGAACTCGGAATCGAGCCACTGGAGCATGATATCCGATTTGTAGAGGACAACTGGGAGCACCCTGGTCTCGGAGCATGGGGCTTAGGCTGGGAAGTTTGGCTGGACGGAATGGAGATCACACAGTTCACATACTTCCAGCAAGTGGGCGGTTTGGAATGTAAACCAGTGGCAGTCGAGCTGACTTATGGACTGGAGCGTTTGGCTTCCTATATTCAGGAAAAAGAAAATGTGTTCGATCTGGAATGGTGCAACGGGTATACGTACGGAGATGTATTCCTGCAACCAGAATACGAGCATTCCAAATACACATTCGAGCTGTCAGATGTCGACATGCTGTTCTCTCTCTACAATACGTATGAGGCAGAAGCAAAAAGACTAATGGCGGAGCGACTGGTTTACCCGGCGTATGACTACGTACTGAAATGCTCTCACACCTTCAACTTGCTTGATGCGCGTGGAGCCATCAGTGTGACGGAGCGTACTGGCTATATCGCTCGTGTACGCAATCTGTCTCGTGAAGTAGCACAAACCTACTATAAAGAGCGTGAACGCCTCGGTTTCCCGCTTTTGCAAAAAGGCAACGCAAACACTGCGGATCAAGTGAATCAGGTGAAGGGAGAGGATACAAATGAGTAA
- the recO gene encoding DNA repair protein RecO has product MLVKWEGIVIRSVDYGESSKVVTLFTRENGKLGVMARGAKKTKSRIAAVSQLFSHSYYLCKAGPGTGMPDLSQGDMLDSFRDMRQSLTATAYAAYIAELLDRLTQEKEPNPYLFQLLLHTFRYLDEGRDAEILCRIFETKMLIVAGISPQLTACVNCGEQREPYAISVGQGGLLCPVCQPSDPYAMAVTPSTWKLLRLFQVFDLERLGDIEVKPATRNQLKHVLRSFMDEYLDLRLKSRAFLEQLERMERMTQSDAD; this is encoded by the coding sequence ATGCTTGTAAAGTGGGAAGGAATTGTCATTCGCAGTGTGGACTATGGTGAGTCCAGCAAAGTGGTGACATTGTTTACCCGGGAGAACGGCAAATTAGGCGTGATGGCCCGTGGTGCCAAAAAGACCAAAAGCCGCATTGCCGCCGTCTCCCAGCTGTTTTCGCATAGTTATTATCTATGCAAGGCAGGACCCGGTACGGGAATGCCGGATCTCTCACAGGGAGATATGCTGGATTCGTTCCGGGATATGCGGCAAAGCCTGACTGCTACGGCTTATGCCGCATACATAGCAGAACTTTTGGATCGACTGACGCAGGAAAAAGAGCCGAATCCCTACTTGTTTCAGCTACTCCTCCATACGTTCCGTTATTTGGATGAAGGACGAGATGCTGAGATCCTGTGTCGAATTTTTGAGACCAAGATGCTAATTGTAGCGGGGATCTCCCCGCAGCTCACGGCGTGTGTAAACTGTGGCGAACAACGCGAGCCCTATGCAATCAGTGTGGGACAGGGCGGCCTGTTGTGCCCAGTTTGCCAGCCTTCCGATCCGTATGCCATGGCTGTTACACCCTCTACCTGGAAGCTGTTACGGCTGTTCCAGGTATTTGATTTGGAGCGGCTTGGTGACATTGAAGTAAAACCGGCTACACGCAACCAGCTCAAGCATGTGCTGCGTAGCTTCATGGACGAGTATCTGGATCTCAGGCTGAAAAGTCGAGCATTTCTGGAACAGCTTGAGCGAATGGAAAGAATGACGCAATCAGATGCGGACTAA
- a CDS encoding YqzL family protein gives MLRDFSWRVFASTGDIHAYLLYRDHHQTDVSSEETSFDLAQEELGDTQACL, from the coding sequence ATGCTTCGTGACTTTTCTTGGAGAGTTTTCGCTTCAACCGGTGACATCCATGCTTACCTTCTCTACCGTGATCACCATCAAACGGATGTTTCCAGCGAGGAAACCTCGTTTGATCTCGCCCAGGAAGAATTGGGTGACACGCAGGCATGCTTGTAA
- the era gene encoding GTPase Era, with protein sequence MDNRKTKQSFKSGFVSIVGRPNVGKSTLLNHIVGHKIAIMSNKPQTTRNKITAVHTTEEGQIIFLDTPGIHKPQSKLGNYMVSVAENTLNEVDLVLFVVDATEKRGAGDDYIIERLKQVKTPVFLVINKIDKVHPEALLPIIDDYRKLYDFKQIVPISALAGNNTGSLQEAILGEMEEGPMYYPADQVTDHPERFVAAELIREKVLHLTREEVPHSIAVVIEEMKRGENGKTLYIYAAIYVERDSQRGILIGQKGQMLKEIGQRARKDIERLMGDQVFLELWIKVKKDWRNQERMLRNFGFYDEQ encoded by the coding sequence GTGGATAATCGCAAGACCAAGCAATCGTTTAAATCGGGCTTTGTTTCCATTGTGGGACGGCCAAATGTTGGAAAATCAACACTGTTGAATCATATTGTAGGACATAAAATCGCCATCATGTCGAATAAGCCGCAAACGACACGCAACAAAATTACGGCTGTTCATACGACAGAAGAGGGTCAAATCATTTTCTTGGATACCCCTGGTATTCATAAGCCGCAGTCCAAACTCGGAAACTACATGGTTTCCGTTGCCGAAAATACATTGAACGAAGTAGACCTTGTTCTGTTTGTTGTCGACGCAACAGAGAAACGCGGAGCCGGGGACGACTACATCATCGAGCGTCTGAAGCAGGTCAAAACGCCAGTATTTTTGGTCATCAACAAAATTGACAAGGTGCACCCGGAAGCACTACTTCCGATTATTGACGATTACCGCAAATTGTATGATTTCAAGCAGATCGTTCCAATCTCTGCGCTAGCAGGAAACAACACAGGATCATTGCAGGAGGCAATTTTGGGTGAAATGGAAGAAGGCCCAATGTATTATCCTGCGGATCAAGTGACGGATCATCCTGAACGCTTTGTTGCAGCCGAGTTGATAAGGGAAAAAGTTCTGCATTTGACGAGAGAAGAAGTACCTCACTCCATCGCTGTTGTGATTGAAGAGATGAAGCGAGGCGAAAATGGTAAAACGCTTTACATATACGCGGCTATTTACGTAGAGCGGGATTCCCAGCGCGGTATTTTGATCGGGCAAAAAGGTCAGATGCTCAAAGAAATCGGTCAACGTGCGCGCAAGGATATCGAGCGACTGATGGGGGACCAAGTATTTTTGGAGCTCTGGATCAAAGTGAAAAAGGATTGGCGCAACCAAGAGCGGATGCTGCGTAACTTCGGTTTCTACGACGAGCAATAA
- a CDS encoding cytidine deaminase, with the protein MDKQSLLAQAIEARKLAYVPYSKFQVGAALLAESGKVYLGGNIENAAYSLCNCAERTALFKAYSEGDRTYKALAVAADTPQAVSPCGACRQVIAELCPPDMPVFLTNLKGDIWETTVSALLPGAFTKEDLRG; encoded by the coding sequence ATGGATAAACAATCATTATTAGCACAAGCAATCGAAGCAAGAAAGCTCGCTTATGTACCGTACTCCAAGTTTCAGGTAGGAGCAGCGCTTTTAGCTGAGAGTGGCAAGGTTTATTTGGGAGGTAATATTGAAAATGCAGCGTACTCGCTGTGCAACTGCGCAGAGCGTACGGCTCTTTTTAAAGCGTATTCGGAAGGCGATCGGACGTACAAGGCATTAGCCGTCGCTGCCGATACACCGCAAGCTGTATCACCGTGCGGGGCTTGCCGACAAGTCATCGCGGAGCTGTGCCCGCCGGACATGCCTGTATTTTTGACGAATCTCAAAGGCGACATTTGGGAAACGACAGTATCTGCCCTGCTTCCAGGCGCATTCACCAAGGAGGATTTACGTGGATAA
- a CDS encoding diacylglycerol kinase family protein: protein MKEWRRLTRSFTYALQGISYTVRTQRNMQIHVAAAVLVLAVACWLQIPRSDVLLVLFSIGLVFSLELVNTSIEAVVDLASPEWHAKAKIAKDVGAGAVLVAAILSFIIGVLVFGQPLLQKVWG from the coding sequence TTGAAGGAATGGCGACGTTTGACTCGTAGCTTCACCTACGCTCTGCAAGGAATTTCCTATACCGTACGGACACAGCGAAACATGCAAATCCACGTAGCCGCAGCCGTTTTGGTGCTGGCGGTAGCGTGTTGGCTGCAGATACCCCGCAGCGATGTTTTGCTGGTCCTTTTTTCTATCGGTCTGGTCTTCTCGCTAGAGCTGGTAAATACTTCGATCGAAGCAGTCGTTGATTTAGCTTCCCCGGAATGGCACGCCAAGGCGAAGATTGCCAAAGATGTGGGAGCAGGAGCTGTGCTTGTGGCGGCGATCCTGTCTTTTATCATCGGAGTCCTCGTATTTGGACAGCCACTGTTACAAAAAGTATGGGGATAA
- the ybeY gene encoding rRNA maturation RNase YbeY gives MLSVEILHEEIDAIDENLQNLLVRCLEAAAALEDVQGEVVVTLVNNERIHELNRDYRGVDRPTDVLSFAMNEPGEGEMEIFIDEDEASEFPNMLGDIIISLPKAHEQAEDYGHSFERELGFLTVHGFLHLLGYDHGTPEEEKEMFSRQEKVLKQIGLTR, from the coding sequence GTGTTATCTGTAGAAATCCTTCATGAAGAAATCGATGCGATCGATGAGAATTTGCAAAACCTGCTTGTTCGTTGCCTGGAAGCAGCGGCAGCGCTGGAAGACGTACAAGGAGAAGTAGTGGTCACGCTGGTGAACAACGAGCGCATCCACGAGCTGAATCGCGATTATCGTGGTGTTGATCGACCTACGGATGTTCTGTCCTTTGCGATGAACGAGCCGGGTGAAGGAGAAATGGAAATCTTCATTGATGAGGATGAGGCCAGCGAGTTTCCGAATATGCTTGGAGATATCATTATCTCGTTGCCAAAAGCACATGAGCAGGCCGAAGACTATGGCCATTCATTCGAGCGCGAACTCGGGTTTCTCACGGTTCATGGTTTTCTGCACCTTCTGGGCTATGATCATGGAACGCCAGAAGAAGAGAAGGAAATGTTTTCACGTCAAGAAAAGGTGCTGAAACAAATCGGCTTGACGAGGTAG
- a CDS encoding PhoH family protein — protein sequence MHVQDEVRIPFSDASEALLLFGPHDAYLTLIEQRSSAKIMTREGELVISGDKPEVDKLTALIEILLQLIRRGIALSERDISYAMSLIERGEVAQLLDVYDEEVARTQRGKVIRAKTLGQRHYLSAIKKHDIVFGIGPAGTGKTYLAVVTAVNALKNGRVKRIVLTRPAVEAGESLGFLPGDLQEKVDPYLRPLYDALYDMLGNEQVAKMMERGLIEVAPLAYMRGRTLEDSFVILDEAQNTTPEQMKMFLTRLGFGSKMVITGDVTQVDLPKGKKSGLREAQRILNPISDVAFIHFQEGDVVRHSLVQKIIAAYAKEEVEHGY from the coding sequence TTGCACGTACAAGATGAGGTAAGAATCCCGTTTTCAGACGCATCTGAGGCCTTGCTGTTGTTCGGACCACATGACGCGTACCTAACACTGATCGAGCAAAGAAGTTCCGCCAAAATTATGACCCGAGAAGGCGAACTGGTTATTAGCGGGGATAAGCCGGAAGTGGACAAACTGACAGCGTTGATTGAAATTCTGCTACAGTTGATTCGCAGAGGGATTGCCCTGTCCGAGAGAGACATCTCTTATGCGATGTCGTTGATTGAACGGGGAGAAGTTGCCCAACTGCTCGATGTGTATGATGAAGAAGTCGCTCGTACCCAACGTGGCAAAGTAATCAGGGCAAAGACTTTGGGCCAGCGACACTACTTGTCTGCGATCAAGAAGCATGACATTGTGTTTGGAATTGGACCAGCTGGTACCGGAAAAACGTATTTGGCTGTTGTCACAGCAGTAAATGCGTTGAAAAATGGGCGTGTCAAACGGATCGTTCTTACCAGACCAGCCGTAGAAGCGGGGGAGAGCCTTGGATTTTTGCCAGGTGATTTGCAGGAAAAGGTAGACCCTTACCTGCGTCCGCTCTATGATGCCTTGTACGACATGCTGGGCAATGAACAAGTCGCCAAAATGATGGAACGTGGACTCATTGAGGTTGCCCCTTTGGCGTACATGCGTGGTCGTACGCTCGAGGATTCCTTCGTCATATTGGATGAAGCCCAGAACACGACTCCTGAGCAAATGAAAATGTTTTTGACCAGGCTTGGCTTTGGTTCCAAAATGGTCATTACGGGTGATGTGACCCAGGTGGATTTGCCAAAAGGCAAGAAATCCGGATTGCGCGAAGCACAGCGCATCTTAAATCCGATTTCCGATGTAGCCTTTATTCATTTCCAAGAGGGAGACGTCGTTCGTCACAGTCTGGTACAAAAAATCATCGCTGCCTATGCCAAGGAAGAAGTAGAACACGGCTATTAA
- the yqfD gene encoding sporulation protein YqfD: protein MRYGIKEWVDGHVTITVRGKRFERMLNMAVRDGIRIWNIRRVGEEVTRCDILIRDYFRLRPLLKETGCRSHVEGRDGLPFWLLRLRRRSGLAIGVALFFIGLYMLSSFVWSVEVSGTKMVDPRRVIQAAEQVGIKEGAWKVKLKEPLVLQKELLSLLPEASWVGIEIQGTKVMLQVVEKEAPVKPLATGPRHLVAKKRAVVHKILPEVGRSQVVSNQLVEKGQVLISGIIGNDARQQAVSARGKVQGEVWYMSNTSVPLKQTVHRLTGEKLQHQYLLVGPYAVYVWPFEKQSFAQAEMAEQRFLPSYAGYASPLGWKTVTYAQTEPVQTEMSVEEATELAEKFAREDILKKAGKDAFIQDEKVLHVTTENGKVYVSIHFSVIEDIAIEQPFVGQ, encoded by the coding sequence ATGCGGTATGGAATCAAGGAGTGGGTGGATGGACATGTAACCATTACCGTTCGGGGTAAACGGTTTGAGCGGATGCTGAATATGGCCGTACGGGATGGAATTCGAATCTGGAATATTCGCAGGGTAGGAGAAGAGGTGACTCGCTGCGATATTTTGATTCGGGATTATTTTCGTTTGCGGCCGCTTTTAAAAGAGACAGGCTGTCGTAGTCACGTCGAGGGAAGAGACGGGCTACCTTTCTGGCTGCTGCGGTTACGCAGACGTTCTGGATTGGCAATTGGGGTTGCTCTTTTTTTCATCGGATTGTACATGCTCTCCTCTTTTGTTTGGAGTGTTGAAGTAAGCGGGACAAAAATGGTTGATCCGCGACGAGTGATTCAAGCTGCCGAACAAGTGGGGATTAAAGAAGGGGCATGGAAGGTCAAACTAAAAGAACCGTTAGTTTTGCAAAAAGAGCTGTTGAGTCTGCTGCCTGAAGCGTCCTGGGTTGGAATCGAGATTCAAGGGACCAAGGTCATGCTTCAAGTGGTTGAAAAAGAGGCTCCCGTAAAGCCGCTTGCAACAGGTCCACGTCATCTTGTAGCGAAAAAGAGGGCTGTAGTCCATAAAATTCTCCCAGAGGTTGGTCGCAGTCAGGTCGTGAGCAATCAATTGGTAGAAAAAGGCCAAGTGCTCATTTCCGGGATCATTGGGAATGACGCCCGTCAACAAGCCGTATCAGCACGAGGCAAGGTACAAGGGGAAGTGTGGTATATGAGTAACACATCGGTCCCGCTAAAACAAACGGTGCACCGTTTGACGGGAGAAAAGCTGCAGCATCAATACCTGCTCGTAGGCCCCTATGCGGTATACGTGTGGCCATTTGAAAAACAGTCCTTTGCGCAAGCCGAAATGGCAGAACAACGGTTTTTGCCCTCGTATGCGGGATATGCGTCACCACTTGGATGGAAGACAGTAACGTACGCGCAAACAGAACCGGTTCAAACAGAAATGAGTGTAGAGGAAGCGACGGAACTGGCTGAAAAATTCGCCAGGGAGGATATCTTGAAAAAAGCTGGAAAAGATGCGTTCATTCAGGACGAAAAAGTTTTGCACGTCACAACAGAGAATGGTAAAGTTTACGTAAGCATTCATTTTTCCGTCATTGAAGATATTGCCATTGAACAACCTTTCGTTGGGCAGTGA
- the yqfC gene encoding sporulation protein YqfC — MKRWSRRLRQLAGGVLDLPQDVVLEVPRITMIGHLQMYIENHRGVLHFSEKELRLLLTNGQLIVSGEQLVIRAILPEEVLLEGRIGGVKFLETGSQSS; from the coding sequence ATGAAGCGTTGGAGCCGCCGTCTGCGCCAGCTGGCCGGAGGGGTGTTGGATCTGCCGCAAGATGTAGTCCTGGAAGTCCCGCGCATTACGATGATCGGTCATTTGCAAATGTATATAGAGAATCATCGAGGAGTTTTGCATTTTAGCGAAAAAGAACTTCGCCTGTTGTTGACGAACGGTCAACTGATTGTTTCAGGTGAACAGCTTGTCATCCGAGCCATTTTGCCAGAGGAGGTTTTGTTAGAAGGCAGAATCGGTGGCGTGAAATTTTTGGAGACGGGATCACAGAGCTCGTAA
- a CDS encoding sigma-70 family RNA polymerase sigma factor, which translates to MNQQIFEQMGRFRQKVIRLAIFEDKSVYETAIACGCSAEKVKRVMKKWKALTKEKDRVSTAKESK; encoded by the coding sequence ATGAATCAACAAATTTTTGAACAAATGGGGCGGTTCCGTCAAAAAGTGATTCGGCTTGCCATCTTCGAAGACAAATCAGTATATGAAACAGCGATCGCATGCGGCTGTTCAGCTGAGAAAGTAAAACGAGTCATGAAAAAGTGGAAGGCGCTTACAAAAGAAAAAGATCGGGTTTCTACTGCAAAAGAAAGCAAATAA
- the floA gene encoding flotillin-like protein FloA (flotillin-like protein involved in membrane lipid rafts) translates to MVEGGLIPLIFMVAVAIVVLSVFFSFVPVMLWISALASGVNIGIITLVAMRLRRVVPSRIVNPLIKARKAGLQLDTNQLESHYLSGGNVDRVVDALVAAQRADIPLGFERAAAIDLAGRDVLEAVQMSVNPKVIETPVVAAMAKDGIELRTRAKVTVRANIDRLVGGAGEETIIARVGEGIVSTIGSSKGHKDVLENPDLISKTVLNKGLDAGTAFEILSIDIADVDVGKNIGAQLQTDQAEADKRIAQAKAEERRAMAVAQEQEMIARVQEMKAKVVEAEAQVPLALSEALKSGKMGVMDYYNMQNIAADTQMRQSFGYAGDKQDPAMPDEKE, encoded by the coding sequence ATGGTTGAAGGCGGATTGATTCCCCTTATTTTTATGGTGGCAGTAGCCATCGTCGTACTTTCAGTTTTCTTCTCGTTCGTACCAGTTATGCTCTGGATTTCTGCACTGGCTTCCGGTGTGAATATCGGGATTATTACCCTCGTCGCTATGCGCTTGCGTCGCGTCGTACCATCTCGTATCGTGAATCCGTTGATTAAAGCACGTAAAGCGGGCTTGCAGCTGGATACAAACCAATTGGAGAGCCATTATCTCTCAGGCGGTAACGTAGACCGTGTAGTAGATGCGCTCGTAGCAGCACAACGCGCAGATATTCCACTTGGCTTCGAACGAGCAGCAGCAATTGATCTGGCTGGTCGTGATGTATTGGAAGCGGTACAAATGAGCGTTAACCCGAAAGTGATTGAAACACCTGTGGTAGCAGCAATGGCAAAGGACGGTATCGAGCTGCGCACTCGTGCAAAAGTAACGGTTCGTGCCAACATCGATCGATTGGTCGGTGGTGCTGGTGAAGAAACAATTATCGCCCGCGTAGGTGAGGGGATCGTATCGACAATTGGTTCGTCAAAAGGACATAAGGACGTATTGGAAAATCCGGATCTGATCTCCAAAACGGTATTAAACAAAGGCCTGGATGCCGGAACCGCTTTTGAAATTCTCTCGATTGATATTGCGGACGTGGATGTAGGGAAGAACATCGGGGCACAATTGCAAACCGACCAAGCAGAAGCAGATAAACGTATTGCCCAAGCGAAAGCGGAAGAGCGTCGTGCCATGGCAGTAGCCCAAGAGCAGGAAATGATCGCGCGCGTACAAGAAATGAAGGCAAAAGTAGTAGAAGCCGAAGCGCAAGTACCACTCGCGTTGTCTGAAGCATTAAAAAGCGGCAAAATGGGTGTAATGGATTATTACAACATGCAAAACATTGCTGCTGATACGCAAATGCGTCAATCTTTCGGGTATGCAGGTGACAAACAAGATCCTGCTATGCCAGACGAGAAAGAATAA